A segment of the Catenuloplanes nepalensis genome:
CTACGAGATGGAGCTGCACGGGCACGTGGGCCAGAGCACGATCATCCGGCAGGACCACATCCAGGTCACCGTGCGGCGGCAGAAGGACCCGCAGCTTCAGCCGCGGGTCGAGCGGATCGTCAACATCACCACGCAGCAGGTGATAGTGCCGCACCCGCCGACCATCTGGTCACACCTCGGCCCGGGCATGCTGCTCCAGGCCATCGCCGGCATCGTCATCATCGCGCTCGCCGTGACGCTGTGGTTCGCACTGTAATTCCGGTCGGCGCTCCGCCCCCTCCGGCTCAAGCGCTCTCGTGCGTCGCCGAGCCACCGGTTTCCGAAGGCAGGGGGAGCCCTTCCGGCGTCTCGGCGACGCCGCGCTCTCGCAGCAGGCCCCTCCGCCGCGCCCAGCGCTCGAAGACGAGCGTGGCCAGCGGCGGGATCGAGCAGATCAACCCGACCAGGGCGGTCGTCCAGTGCCACCGGTTGCGCACGGCGACCGCCAGGGTCAGCACCACGTAGGCCGTGAACAGCGCGCCGTGGATCGGCCCGAAGATCTTCACGCCGATCTCGTTGCCGACCACCACGTACTTGAAGAACATGCCGATCAGCAGCCCGGTCCAGGAGAAGGCCTCGGCGATCGCCACGATGGTGAACAGAGACAGCACGGCGCGTCGCATGATTCCCCCGCAGGTTGGAGATGTTAGGCAGCAGATCGTAGTCAGAGGCGCTGAAACGATTCCTGGAAGGCGGCGGCGCTCATGGGCGAGGAGGTCGGCCCGCGGGAGTTCACCCGCGAGGACCGCGCGAGGTACCGGCAGAAGATCCGGCGCTGCCTGGACGTCCTGGCCGAGATGCTGGCCGAGCACCGCTTCGACGCGGAGCGGCCGCTCACCGGCCTGGAGATCGAGTTCAACCTGGTGGACCCGGCGGCGGACCCGGCGATGCGCAACGCGGACGTACTCGCCGCGATCGCGGACCCGCTGTTCCAGACCGAGCTGGGCCAGTTCAACATCGAGATAAACGTGCCGCCGCTCGCGCTCTCCGACGGCGGGCTGACCGGCTTCGAGAAGCACCTGCGGGACAGCCTGAACGAGGCCGAGTCGAAGGCGCGGGCGGTCGGCGCGCGGATGGCCATGATCGGCATTCTGCCCACGCTGCGACCGGAGCACCTCACGCTCGACTCGCTCTCCGCGAACCCGCGCTACCAGCTGCTCAACGAGCAGATCTTCGCGGCGCGCGGCGAGGACCTGGACATTCGCATCGACGGCCCGGAGCGGCTCGAGATCACCGCGGACACGGTCGTGCCGGAGGCGGCCTGCACCAGCACCCAGTTCCACCTGCAGGTCAGCCCGGACGACTTCGCGGCGTACTGGAACGCGGCGCAGAGCATCGCGGGCGTTCAGGTCGCGCTCGGCGCCAACTCCCCCTACCTGCTCGGCAAGGAGCTGTGGCGGGAGACCCGGATCCCGCTCTTCGAGCAGGCCACGGACACCAGATCAGAAGAGATCAAGGCCCAGGGGGTACGGCCCCGCGTGTGGTTCGGCGAACGCTGGATCACGTCCGTGTTCGACCTGTTCGAGGAGAACGTCCGGTACTTCCCCGCGTTACTGCCGGTCTGCGAGGACGACGACCCGGTCGAGACGCTGGCCCGCGGCGAGACGCCCAGCCTCCCCGAGCTGCGGTTGCACAACGGCACCATCTACCGGTGGAACCGCCCGGTCTACGACATCGTCCGCGGCGCCCCGCACCTGCGCGTGGAGAACAGGACGCTCCCGGCCGGCCCGACCGTGGTCGACACGCTCGCGAACGGCGCGTTCTACTTCGGGCTGGTCCGCGCGCTGGCCGAGGCGGAACGCCCGCTCTGGTCCCGGATGTCCTTCGGCGCGGCGGAGGAGAACTTCCACGCGGCGTCCCGGCACGGCATCGACGCGTCCGTCTACTGGCCGGACGCGGGCACGCTCCCGGTCACCGAGCTGGTGCTGCGCCGGCTGCTGCCGCTGGCGCAGCAGGGGCTGGACGCCTGGGGTGTCCGCGCGGACGAGCGCGACCGGCTGCTCGGCGTGATCGAGGCACGCTGCCTGTCTTCCGCGAACGGCGCCACCTGGCAGGTCGAGACGGTCCGTGACCTGCAGGACCGCGGCAACCTCGACCGCACCGCGGCGCTGCACGAGATGCTCGGCCGTTACCTCGACCACATGCACACGAACCGCCCCGTGCACGAGTGGCAGTAGAGCCTGTATCGACGTGGGAGACGGGCTGCGGCGAGGCCCGCGCCGATACCGGCTCCGGGCCGGGTCATCCTCAGGGATGATGGTCACGATCTGAGGTATGACACGTGCTCTACGCAACAATCACTCGTTATCCGGACGAC
Coding sequences within it:
- a CDS encoding glutamate--cysteine ligase; protein product: MGEEVGPREFTREDRARYRQKIRRCLDVLAEMLAEHRFDAERPLTGLEIEFNLVDPAADPAMRNADVLAAIADPLFQTELGQFNIEINVPPLALSDGGLTGFEKHLRDSLNEAESKARAVGARMAMIGILPTLRPEHLTLDSLSANPRYQLLNEQIFAARGEDLDIRIDGPERLEITADTVVPEAACTSTQFHLQVSPDDFAAYWNAAQSIAGVQVALGANSPYLLGKELWRETRIPLFEQATDTRSEEIKAQGVRPRVWFGERWITSVFDLFEENVRYFPALLPVCEDDDPVETLARGETPSLPELRLHNGTIYRWNRPVYDIVRGAPHLRVENRTLPAGPTVVDTLANGAFYFGLVRALAEAERPLWSRMSFGAAEENFHAASRHGIDASVYWPDAGTLPVTELVLRRLLPLAQQGLDAWGVRADERDRLLGVIEARCLSSANGATWQVETVRDLQDRGNLDRTAALHEMLGRYLDHMHTNRPVHEWQ
- a CDS encoding DUF3817 domain-containing protein; this translates as MRRAVLSLFTIVAIAEAFSWTGLLIGMFFKYVVVGNEIGVKIFGPIHGALFTAYVVLTLAVAVRNRWHWTTALVGLICSIPPLATLVFERWARRRGLLRERGVAETPEGLPLPSETGGSATHESA